One window of the Eucalyptus grandis isolate ANBG69807.140 chromosome 8, ASM1654582v1, whole genome shotgun sequence genome contains the following:
- the LOC120286921 gene encoding L-type lectin-domain containing receptor kinase IX.1-like codes for MIARRVRFDTDRGDILYEGVSEVTYGHVDLTRLHPAHGYQIGRIKYAKPVRIWDPVTRRQANFSTCFSFTIETDGSARYSDGIAFFLAPVGIPIPPNSPGQFLGLFNGTTANEGPRNQIVMVEFDTYVNWEFDPPVHHIGINQNSLSSLIYARWDPGSHSGKAVNVNVTYNSVSKNLSVFWSFDGKAHHSLSYLVDLARVLPEFAAIGFSASFGRDPERHSVNSWEFTSDLDDVDEPRRLWILVVVPTACFLLVIYARSCFLAVKRREKHGYVALTDIDKEIGALPTKFTYQELLAATNGFADDRRLGRGGSAQVYKGF; via the exons ATGATTGCTCGCCGTGTCCG CTTCGACACGGATAGG GGGGACATATTGTACGAGGGAGTTTCGGAGGTCACGTATGGACATGTCGATCTCACCCGCCTCCATCCTGCGCATGGCTACCAAATTGGGCGGATTAAGTACGCCAAGCCTGTCCGCATATGGGATCCTGTCACGAGGCGCCAAGCGAACTTCTCAACCTGTTTCTCGTTCACCATCGAGACTGACGGCTCTGCTCGGTACAGTGATGGCAtcgccttcttcctcgctcctgTCGGGATCCCGATCCCACCCAACTCACCTGGACAATTCCTGGGATTGTTCAACGGTACCACGGCTAATGAGGGGCCTCGGAACCAGATCGTTATGGTCGAGTTCGACACCTATGTGAACTGGGAGTTTGATCCTCCAGTGCATCACATAGGAATCAATCAGAACAGTCTCTCGTCGCTCATTTATGCCCGCTGGGATCCCGGATCGCACAGCGGGAAAGCGGTCAATGTTAACGTGACCTACAATTCTGTGAGCAAGAACCTCAGCGTGTTCTGGTCGTTCGACGGCAAGGCCCATCACTCGCTTTCTTACCTTGTTGATCTGGCAAGAGTCCTTCCTGAATTTGCAGCGATCGGGTTCTCAGCTTCTTTCGGCCGCGATCCAGAGAGACACAGCGTCAATTCATGGGAGTTCACTTCGGATTTGGACGACGTAGATGAACCTCGCCGGTTATGGATACTGGTCGTTGTTCCCACGGCATGTTTTTTACTGGTGATCTACGCAAGGTCTTGCTTTTTGGCCGTCAAGAGGAGGGAAAAGCATGGTTATGTCGCCCTTACCGACATAGATAAAGAGATTGGCGCATTGCCTACGAAGTTCACTTATCAAGAGTTGCTCGCGGCGACCAATGGCTTCGCAGACGATAGAAGGCTGGGCCGAGGCGGGTCTGCCCAAGTCTATAAAGGGTTCTGA